The genomic segment TTGCGGCCCTCCGATCCGGTCGGCTATCCTGGGGACCGGGAGGACCAGGTCATGAAACGAATCGTGACGGGGATTCTCCCCGCCCTCGCGCTGGGGACGCTCGTCGGTTGCGCCGGCCTGCAGTCGCGCGGGAGCGGAGAGGTTCCGAAAGACGTGCAGGATGTGGACACCTGGGTGGTGAACCGGGAGGAGGCGGCCGCGGCCGTCGCCGCCGCGGACACCACCGCCCCGGCCGCCGATGCGGAAACCGCCGCCGAGCCGGTCATCTCCGGCATCCCCGAGACGGAAACCGCCGCCGCGCCGCCGCTCGAAACAGAGGCGCCCGAGAACCCCGCGGTCCCCGAAAACGCCCCGCCGGAAATCGCGCGGGAAACGCCCCGGGAGGAAATCGCCGCCGTACCGCTTCCGGAAACGAAGATGCCCGACACGGCGAAGCCGGAGCCCGCGCCGGCGGCGTCGATGCAGACCCGTTACTCACCCGGGTTCCGCGTGCAAGTGCTCGCCTCGCGCAGTCCGGAGGACGCCCGCGGCTTCGCGGAGGATCTTCGCTCTTCCATCACGGAAACGGTTTATGTGGAGTACCTCGCCCCGTACTACAAGGTACGGATCGGGGATTGCTCCACCCGCGAAGAAGCCAACCGACTCCTCAAACGGATCCGGGAAGCCGGGTACGACAAGGCTTGGATCGCCGAAACCTTGGTGGTGCAGGGGGCCGTGAAGCGACCTTGAACGGAACCACGCGCGCGCGGAAACGGCCCCATCTTTCGGTCGTCATCCCCGCCTTCAACGAAGAGGGCGTGATCCTGTCGAGCCTCGACAAGGTTCACGCGTACCTGAGCGGGCGGGACTACCCCTTCGAGATCCTCCCCGTGGACGACGGGAGCACGGACCGGACGAGCGAACTCGCCCTCGACTTCGCGGAGCGCCACGAGGCTTGCCGCCCGATCCGCCTGCCGCGCAACCTGGGGAAGGGGGGGGCGGTCCGCAAGGGTTTCGAGGAGGCCCGCGGCCGATTCATCCTCTTCACCGACGCCGATCTCTCCACGCCGATTCACGAAATCGAGCGTTTTCTGCGCCTCCTGGAGGAGGGGTATCACGTGGTGATCGGGAGCCGCGACCTCCCCGATTCCGACGTGCGGGTCCATCAGCCCTGGTACCGGGAGACGATGGGTAAGGTCTTCAATCGAATCGTGCGCGTGATCGTCCTGCGCGGCTTTCGGGACACCCAATGCGGCTTCAAGGCCTTCGACCGCGAGAGCGTGCTTCCCATTCTGAACGCCATGCGGATCAACGGATTCGCTTTCGACGTCGAGATGCTCTATCTCGCCCGCAAGATGGGCCTCCGCCTCCGCGAGGAGCCGATCACCTGGATGAACAGCCCGGACACCCGCGTGGACGCCGTCCACGACGCGTCGCGAATGTTTGTTGACCTGCTCCGCATCCGGTATTATGATGTTTTTGGTCGGTACCGGCTGCCGGACCGTGGGTTATCCTCCGTTGACGGGAGGGGCCGATCGATAGTACAAGAAGACGGAGAGCGGGAATAGCTCAGTGGTAGAGCTCCACCTTGCCAAGGTGGATGTCGCGGGTTCAAATCCCGTTTCCCGCTCCATCTTTTTTTCTCCAACGAAGGCGGCATAGCCAAGTGGCTAAGGCAGAGGACTGCAAATCCTTCATCCCCGGTTCGAATCCGGGTGCCGCCTTTCCCGTCCCCCTTCGCTCTACCCGGGACGCCGAGGTGGCGGAACTGGTAGACGCCGCGGACTTAAAATCCGCTGAAGCATTCGTCTTCGTGCCGGTTCGAATCCGGCCCTCGGCACCATCCCTTTTCCGGGTCGGGTCTATTGGGTCTTCCACGCTTTCTTGAGGAGTGGGCGCATCCGTCCTTCCGCGCCCTTTTTCCCCTTCAGCCGCTGGAGAACACCCTCTTCGGAGGTCTGACCTTCGCCGATCGCTGGCGCCTGCTGGCTCCGGGAGACGCGTTGGACGGGGCGGAGCGAGGGACGGTCCTGCTCGCCCATCCCCTGGCGATCCCCGACCCGGATCTGATCCGCGCGATCGACGGTGGGGAGGGGGAGCGGCTCTGGCGATGCGCTGCGGGGCCTCTCGCGGCGCGAATCGATTTAAAACGCCTCGAGCGATCGGACCTTCCGATCGCCGAAGCGATCGCCGGGCTTCCGGAAGAAGAGACGGGGGGGGAGATCGTCGAGCGTCCCTGGTCGCTGGTGGCCGGAAACGCCGCGAGGATCGCGGAGGACGACGCGTTCCTGGAGCGCCTCGGAAAATTCCCATCCCTGCCGGCGACGGCACCCGCCCCCTTCGGCGCCGAAGGAGCGGGCGGGGCGGAGGTTCTCGGACGGGACGTTCGCGTCGGCCGGGACTGCCGCTTCGAGCCCTTCGTTCTCCTGGATGCGCGGGAGGGGCCGATCCGTATCGGCGACCGCGTGACCGTGGAGGCCCACACCGTCCTCCGGGGGCCGCTCTGGATCCGGAATGACGCGCGCGTCCGGGCGGGGGCGCGGATCGGCGAGGGGACCACTCTCGGCGAGGGGGCGCGCGTCGGCGGCGAGGT from the Candidatus Eisenbacteria bacterium genome contains:
- a CDS encoding glycosyltransferase family 2 protein, whose protein sequence is MNGTTRARKRPHLSVVIPAFNEEGVILSSLDKVHAYLSGRDYPFEILPVDDGSTDRTSELALDFAERHEACRPIRLPRNLGKGGAVRKGFEEARGRFILFTDADLSTPIHEIERFLRLLEEGYHVVIGSRDLPDSDVRVHQPWYRETMGKVFNRIVRVIVLRGFRDTQCGFKAFDRESVLPILNAMRINGFAFDVEMLYLARKMGLRLREEPITWMNSPDTRVDAVHDASRMFVDLLRIRYYDVFGRYRLPDRGLSSVDGRGRSIVQEDGERE
- a CDS encoding SPOR domain-containing protein, producing MKRIVTGILPALALGTLVGCAGLQSRGSGEVPKDVQDVDTWVVNREEAAAAVAAADTTAPAADAETAAEPVISGIPETETAAAPPLETEAPENPAVPENAPPEIARETPREEIAAVPLPETKMPDTAKPEPAPAASMQTRYSPGFRVQVLASRSPEDARGFAEDLRSSITETVYVEYLAPYYKVRIGDCSTREEANRLLKRIREAGYDKAWIAETLVVQGAVKRP